Within Salvia splendens isolate huo1 chromosome 21, SspV2, whole genome shotgun sequence, the genomic segment AATATGTAAATGCATCACTGGAGAGTAGCACGGAGTATTGATCATAACGATGTGATAGAAAAAGCATTTCAGGAGTTAGATAGTATCTGTAATGTGCAACTTGAGAAGACATGTTTAACTATGGTAAAGCACGATTCCCGGGACCTCGTCTCAGTTTTCATAGTGTGCAATCAATGTTGACCATTTCTCGTATGAGAGAGAGCCATTTCGTTGCGATGAGAAGAGGGTGATGGTATTTTACACTGATTGAGCGTCGCGGCTGATAAAGGCCTGCTCGAGGCATTCCACTGCGCTGTTGTAGTTTAAAAAACCCATGTACCAGAATTCATGGTCGTCGATGGATATCACCTGCATATACTTTTCGGCTGGATTTGTTCTGCTTGTTGAAGGGTTGATGGCTTTGAGTTGATGCAACGGGATAACAACCTGCCAAAGATTATGACGAAGAAAGGTGCCATTATGATTCATATGGTTTATAAATTATCTAAATACATGTGACAAACTGGTACTTTGCTTAGCAATGACAAGGCAGATGAGATGAATACAAACAacattttttgtttagttttatCATCACTGTAAAGGCACAAAGTAAATTATCGGGATGATTGGCAACCCAACCAATACAGAATGACGCGTAGTTATATCTAACATGTCACTACATGCTTCATAAAACAACCACAAATTTGAAATACCTTCTTGTCATCCAGAGGCTACAATAAATAGTGCAAGTAAAAATAGTCCGGATTGAATCTATGTGATTGTTAGCTTCAAAGAGTTAACGAAATATCCCACCACATAGGATAATGAATGAACACAATCAAGCAACTAGTTATTGCATAGTCTGATATATAAACTACAACTAGTCACCCATTACACTTTGTTTCCAATATTTTCTAGAGAGATGTTGTTTCTCCAGCCTGATAATTTTATATGAACTTGAAGATGATGCATGTACTCACAAAAAGTAAGGATTTAGACAATATCAGAATTCAATCAAGATAACATAAACTGTTTAACTCTAAGATTTGGTAAAACGATTAGGTCAGTGAAGCAGCCTAATACCAGACACATGGGAATGAAACAAATGACTGATGAACTTTGAGGCCAGAAAAATATCTTCAAAACTCGGTTAGGAGAGTTATTTATTAGCTCGAGCTCTAGGGAGTTTATAATCTGTCACTGCCATTACTTCTGTTTCCAATGTATGATGTAACCAATATATATCCATCATTATCTCTTTCAAAAGTTACAGAATCTGGACACTGAATTGTTATCATATATATTTGCATTAACAGGATATGCAGGAAGGAATTAAGAGGTGAAGAGAAGGATCAAGAATGACAGAAAGTTGAAGGTCAAAGCAGCAACTAGTCTAATACAGTATGTGACTCACTTGTACAGACTAGTTTTATAGGATGAGAGTCTTTTAGCGAGTCTTCATTAGTTCAATATCAGTTAGAGAGAGTGAATAGTACGGGGAAAACAAACATCACACCAGAAGGGCATTCAGACATACCTTATAATAGCTCCATTCAGTCTTATCAGAACCTTGATAGGAAAGTGGAGTGTCACTACAGAATGCAAGCTTTGCAGTTGAGACATACAAAACACCCATGACAGGACCAGCTGAAGTGGATAAGTAACATGCAAATGAATTTTTTAGTTGCTCCTCTGGAACAGTCTCAAATGTTTGACGAAATATTTTTTCATAACCGCCTTCAGCTAGAACCTTTGTTCCTTGCGCAATTCGTCCTAAGGCAGCATCCGCCATGCTTGGGCTTGTTTTCACTATATCAACAAAAGTAAAATTTGCATAAATGCATACCTTATGCAAAAGGAAAACAATTCCAAGTATACATGGATCTCATGCAACGACCTGTTTAGTGGATATGCAAAGAGCTGTTATTCTCTAGTAAGAGATGCTCTAGGCTTTGTGGTTTGCTTAATTCTTACTTAATAATTATCAATGTCTTTCAGAATTTCGAAGTGTCTTCAAGTCACCACTGTCAAGCATGGTAAACGGTTGTAAATATTTCCACAAAAATTTTATCACGTAAATCCACGGATTCAGAAACCTATATACGAATCAACAGCCACTAGTCACTTCAAACAATGCCAATCCAACATTTTATAGTTAATACCCTGCATCAAGACCTCAATTTCAGCTAGTATTGCAACTTAAATTGGCATTGTATTCATTTCTCCCTAACGCATGTTTTAATTTAGGGGGCGTTTACTTTGAGGATAGGATCCATAGATTAAAAAATCCAAGCTAAATACCTGTTCACTTTGATGGATTGATTATTTCTTAGCTCGTTTCACCATCTTATCCTACAAATAGTCAACCTTATATTATCAATCTATCCTATCACTCTAAGTAAACGCCCTCCAAGCTAGATTACTTTGATTGGTTGATTATTCCTGATCTTGTTTTACCATCTCATCCTTCATATAGTCAATCAATCTGTCCTATCACTCAAAGTAAACGCCCCTCTTAGTGTGTGTTTGCTATGTCTACAAGTCCAAAGTGCCATCGATCAAGAACCAAGTTCTTTTGACAAGCGTCTATaatcaaaagaaaaataaacattCAACAACACATGCTTAGCATTTATTAGTCCTTATATTTATTAACGGTGAAGGAAGTTTGTAATGTTTCCAGCAAAGGAAATGCTTACGGTGTTGCCAAGTGTTCCCAGCAAATTCCTCAGCCTTTTGGGATGCTTCTCCGACTTTCTTCCTCCATCTCCCCAGCACATCTTTCACGCTACCCATAGTTTCTGAAAACCAAAAAATTCCTCATTCGATCTGCTCTCACAATCATAAATTTAGCTATCCACAACCACTCAAACAATTTATAACACTTAATCCAGCAGAAAATAAAACGAGTGTACATGAAATTATAAGCCATTGAGACTTACTACTTCAGAATAAATCGAGATATATCAATACAATTATACATAACCCACCTTACTGCTGCTATATCTAGGGTTTTAGTTCTGTATATGGAAATAACTGAAAAACTCAATACATAAAAACGTGTGCGTGCGTGCCAGTGTGTAGTGCGGATTCAACCTCGATTTCATCGAAAACTAATGCGCAATAtccaattaaaaaaatccaatcACAAAAATCCAACATATGTGCAAATCAGCTCCGATTCCAAACCTTTGAAATTGAATGACGAGGAATCATGCGCCGGCGACGGCGAGTAACTCTCGTAGGGATTGGCGGATCCGCGATCGGAATCCCTAGGCACCGGCGTCTCGGTCACCAGTTCCTGGCTCCACCGCACCGATTTCTTCGCCCTCACACCCTCCGCGCTGCTCTCCTCTGCTCCACCAGTACTCGATTCCTTCAAATCTGAATCACCGACACTAGCTAGGCCTCGGGCATCAGTATCTCCATTCCCCGCTGGCTTCGGGGCGGCGACATCTGGAATCGGGTGGGGGCCGGGGGGCGGATCCTTCGGATCCGGATCTAATGGTACCGATTTCATTTCGTCGCCGATTTCTTCGACAGCGTTTACATTGATCTTTGGCAGCTCCATTTTTccggaaatggaaaaaaaatccgGAAAAGTTCAAATAAGGTGCGAGAAATTAATTACGAAAACTATAAATTGCGGCAGCGCGTGGGATGGCGCGTGCGGCGAGGTACGGATGAATGACTCGGGTTACCGGTTATACCGGTAGCGGTGGGGTGTGAATGAGAGAGGGGTAACCGGTGAATTTAACGCGGGAAGGAATTAATGAATGCGGCGATATATAATCtcaaatttctttttcttttcttgactAAAGCGataaagtgaaaaaaaagtaaaagtagGCTTCCTTGTGTGAAAAATTGTATATATTCATTTACTTTATatttctattatttatttatcaacTCGTACGAGCcaaatatattaaaatcaaatccaattgaaattttaagagtttgatattttaaaatttaaatcggTGGCTCtaaattgtagtagtagtataaaagaGGATTAGTTATTTCCTTTACCTTTCGAAATGAAACTAGCTATATAATTTTATGAGGTTGTGTGTTTATGTTACATAATTATGAAATTGATATAATATTTATGTAATTGGTCAAAATAGTTGTGATATTTTAAAAGCTGGAGATGCAGTTAGATAAAGAATGAAAGAGAAAATTGAATTTGCATTGAAACTTCGGATAAAGTCCAACTTTGTTTAGTGACATCAAACCTATGGATTAATATTAGTGGAGTACTACTTTATATCTCCTATTTTTCTCCAAAATGAAGATTAATAAAATTAGTATTTCCTGCTACAAGGAATAAAACTAAAGCCTCCAAATACTTTACGTGTATTTCTTTAATAAATCGATGGTAACTATTTTTTTGTAGATATAATATTCTAGGTCCGACTGTCCAAtgatattttagaaaataaacttCCCTAGACTATGTGTGTATTGACAATTTGTAGTCACcacaaatatattttatttaaatttattatgatATAGGATTAGTTTTATCTCCAAAATATAGTTCTAATGGTAATCAATTTGTAAGGCCTAATGTGTGGGTTTTGAACCAAGTCCAATACATATAACTACAAGCTATTTTTTAGCCCATTAGTTTATTTTCCACATGAGGATTCGCAACAATAATTACAAATAAGGAATGCATAATTCCAGTTTAGGCcttttaaaagaaaaattataaattggGAAATTCAGGTATATCCGATCGGGTACCAAAATCCCACTATCCGAATCCAATcccaaaattcaaaaaaacaagTATTGGGTATCCAATTACCCGATTTTTCTGGTTCGGATAttgggtattggatacccgatTTTTCGAGTTtggatatcgggtatccaatatCTAATATCCATTTTGACGACCCTAATTTCAGTAATAACATTCAATTTTGCTCagtttgaattttaaaattttcgggTTGTGATATTTGTCAACGGCAAATTTTAGAATTGGCATAAATCCAAATTTCGTTACCTCTCGATTTTCTAGAGTCCAATGTATAATCTAAGACTAATTGTATCATTTCAAAATTCTTTATGACAACTTTCTAATAGTATTACTCATAATATTGAGTTGTATTAACCGAAAATAGTCAAAGATGGCTTTAAAATTGTTTCCAAGGAACCCcaatactttttttctttttcacctGAAATTTATATAACAATGATTAACGATGTACTATCAATTTGAATTTATTGACCGATGAAACTTGAAGTAATGTCAAAAGTAAAAATTTTATGTTTGGctaaaattaaaccaaaaatttggtATACTtcgtaaaaaaaaattggaactGTAATCTAATTTATGATTTGATTCTAATAAAATTTTTATCAAAGAAGCTATGAAATATCTTATTAGACTTTCAACGTTGAATATTTGGCTTCGTCTCTGCATAGATTTATCCATAAATTAGTCGGCGCAGTTTTTATTTCAACCAATAAGTAGTAAactactaataaaaaaatatagttataAAAGCATAGGTTAAGATAATGAGGTAATCATATGTGTGAGTTGTGACAGCTCACCAATATAAAATCcaaaataacatttccataGTAGTTTGTTGAAACCACGAAGATGCTGAGTAGGTTTTCCACACATACATAAATTGGCAAGATTATGTACATTAATTATATCACGACCGATTCAGAAAATGGAACTTATAGTATTGAAATCGACAAAGAAGATTGTCGAAGATGTCGACAGTATTGCAATCATTGTTAACAATAAATGAGAAATAAGAAACTGAAATTTCTCAATTTTCATGAGCTGACGGTGAGATCGATCAATTCCGATCCCATCTGAATCTACTTTTACTCAAAAAATGTATATCTAATAAATTTGGTAATATACATTTAATTGAACCCCATTTTATGTAGTTTCTAATTCTCCCTCACAACACCCTGTCCCtatcattcttttattttaagaTCATAATATTGTCAATTTAGTAAGTAATAATCACATTAAATGATACTCCATGTACTAGCAAGTGACACTCATTTAGCTGAGTAGTACTATGCTTGTGCTTGCCACAATTTTAGTTTAGCTAGATTATCTAGCAAGCTCGAGTTTGCCttagttaaattattttttaatattttataaattgaaattttattatcattttttaatcataaaccttttttcttgatcgatTCAATggataaaaaatgtaatgattTTGGAGATTTCAAATCAACCAAATAGTAGAAAATACCAAACGAATGTccaaaaagttaaaaaaaatccttcaaatataatatactactccattgTATATATACGTCTGTCTATGTCTATgaacataaatataaaatgtaTATATTGAGGTGTAATCATTTAGACAAAAGTAGAAGGCTACATTTATTTGCTGATTTGCATATGTTTTTTTCAAGTGTAGCAAGAAAGTATTGCAGTAAAAGCAAAGCTACAAAATGATGATGAGTAGTATAGTTTAATTTCTATTGATATCATCAAACAATGAGATAGTAaatgattttataaattttccatttaaatttaattatcaatcAATGAAATTTTAAACTTTGCATATGACCTGATAAAGaataaattttgaataaaataataagtcCATAATAAAAATGCCAAATTTTGGCTAAATTAATTTATGAAAGGGAAAAATGAATGTATGAACAAAAATGACACCTCATTCTGTTTCAatcaaattctaatttttttgtttaattgattcCTCCCTCTCTTTATATATCTTCACATCCCAAACCACTCAGCCACATCTCTCTCTAACGCATAAACACAAACACCATGGCTGCATCTTCATCACTCTGAAGCTTTTCCTCCTCTTAGCGCTGATCGCCACTTCCTGCATGGCCCAAGCGCCCTCCGCCCACTGCCACTCCATCTCCGTCGCCGGCTTCTCCGGCACCAACTCCGGAATCTGCCGATTCCCCCACACCTTCCCCTGCTCTTGCACCGGGCGCCGCTTCCCCAACCGCCCCTGTCCCCACCGCTGATCAAATTAGCACCGTATTAAAAGATTGTGAAATTTAAGATcaattttaaagaaaatgagaaatatCAGAATCCACCCACATCCAAAAGTTAATAATTATAGAGACCAAAATATTCCTAATCTTCATGTATACAATAATTATCGAAAAGAAATCCACCTCAAGTCCCATTTTAAGGtgtacattttaaaaaattgcagGCCCAGTTAAATTGGGCTGCTGGGCCTTCCACTAATGGGCCTTAGTTGGACTCAATATTCAGTTATTAGATATCAATATTAAATGTTTGCTTGAACACAAACAATTTAGTTCAAGTAGAAAGAAGCACACATAGTACTCGGGGCAAATTATCacataatcaaataaaaatctCTCTTAATGTAAAAATTACAAAAGCCACGCCCAATTAATGTATTTGGCTGGAAACACATCTGTATGTTTATGTAGCTTCTATTTTGTAAGCGGATCCATAATGATTCCATATTCATTCCGTGAGTATGTTGACTCGAACTTCGATTTATCAGTTACATAGAATCTTAATTCTTACCGATTAAGTTACGCTTTATCGTCGTTTTATGCTACTCTGTTAGCGTCAATGCATAATAGTTTAGCTAAAAGCAAATAATTATTTAACATACAGTCATAGTCAATGATGTCATATTGCTTGTTGGCGCTTGTTGTTTTTTTACCAGGTATCATGTTCTTGCAAGTTATAAATTCATGTTTGATTTTACTAAACTTTTACTTTTGCTATACATTCTATATACTACAAAACAATATTtacatataaataaatttacgTGGGTGTTACTCTTCCTATATGTGTGTACATGCCAAATAATGTGTCGCAATTGCTTACGTGATCAGATTTCAGTCATTTTCattctttttgttttaattatacTTCTTGATTCTTGAGGATTACGTATACATGTAAAACCTTGATCACCACTCATCTTTTATTTAAATCGAACCTGccctgtttttttttaatttatttacattttCAAAATCTAAagaaaatcaatacaataaccaTAGATTTTTGAACGTTTTCTAAGTAAAAATagccttttttttatttctctgaTGATCATACCACAATTCAATTTTTCAACTGACACGCATGTCAGTATCAATTGAATAACAACATCCTCGGCATCAGAACTTCGTGGGACTCTATCGAATTTTAGAGAAAGAATATAAATGAAGATGAAATAAGATTGTTTAGTACTATTTTGTTATgttatatttatagatgaatagtttaataaatgtatttaaaaaaaattgctcGTGGTGCGGTACCACACCCAACAACACAGTGTTCCGCACCTCATCGACAATCCGAGCAGTGCGGTACCGCTAGGGACCGCGTTAACTATGCTTTAACATATCCGAATTATTTGTCAAACGTTATTAGAAGCCAAGTTTGCCCAATTTGATCACTATATGGGTAATTTGATCTTGGTTTTTAATTTTAGGGATATTGGCACCTAATATCAtaaaacttttaaaaagttggatttttcccacgaactttgaaattggcaaagaatatcatgaactttaccctgaatttgttatttttttattagtgggaaataacaaactcgggtaaagttcatgatattatttgccaatttcaaagttcgtggaacaaaccaaactttttgaaagttccatgatattacGTGTCAATATCCCTTAATTTTATAGCATTATTAGAAGCCAATTTTGATCACTATATGAGTAATTTGATCTcgatttttaatttcattttaataaatgttgTTGCCATCTTTGAATTCCGATTGGTATGGGATGCGAGTCTCCACTGGGAGACATGTAAAGAGATAAAAATGATTATCAGTAAATTATCACTATTAGTTGGAATGTCTGACTAATAGTAGTGGTAGTTAAACCTATacaatttaaattttctaattGTCAAAAAGAAGACAATGATTCGGATTGGGTTAACTGGGATAAGCTTATCTTAATTAAATATCATTATCActacataaatttaaatcaaGTCATGTGATTAAATTGGATAATTGATACTGATGTGCAATTTCAATGTACCAATTGCAAGTAACTAAAGTCATATTTTCATGTTAATATAGTTTATTATCCTAGATTTAAAATGGCTAACATTGAGTGCGCACATGTGCTGGTCTAACGTTAAAGTGGTTAAACTTGAAATAGAAGGTCTCGGATTTGAATCCATGTAAAGCAGTCTTTAAATTTCTATTAATTTACCAATCCAAAAAAGGAGAAACTTAAATTATGtttaagaatatttttttaataaaaaacatatGTACTTCAAATGTTTAGCTAGGGATTAATTAGagttttttgaaataaaatacaagTCGATGTAGATGTAGCTGGGGTCGGGCAACCCTGACTGAACCCTGACtcaaatatttttcttctatttgaatacttaaataactacaaaaattgggaaaaaccttcatttcatttataaaattaatacattataatacggattacaaaaaaaatacgcaaactcagcgacggcggttacgggcccacacttcttcaaccatgtcgttcatgagctgcacATGAtcgtgttggttgcgcattgaggcttgtctagatagaacctcattgaagcccgtcggtaatcctcgagcggggggctcggtcgccgtgctggaggagctagatgCACTTTCGTCATCGGTCAAATCGGTGATGCTCTCaccttcatgttcgactatcatgttgtgcaagattatgcacgcatacatgacatcggcgaggacttccttgaaccagagacggcccgaccctttcactattgcccaccgtgcttggagcacaccaaatgcccgctccacatccttccgcgccgcctcctgcttttgtgcaaataaaactctcttctcaccaattgggcagctgatcgtcttcagaaaaataGGTCACCCCGTGCATTCTCATTAGGCCCTGGCAATCTACAGCTGTCagctttcgcaaatatgtgtcgctgtaggcctccacaactcccctacaaaatctctttaGGCACTTGCGACCTGTTgtatccccgacgtggaggtactcgtcgaacatgtcagcgctggtgccgtaggccaactgacggagtgcaactAACGAGGCATTCTAAAACGGCGGCgaaaaacagtcgggccccaccttagttgctcggcaaaatagtctgtaCGTAGACGTTCGTAAGCTGCggcgtggtcgcgtcggacaaaCGTCCGgcgtcgaataggcctggggatctgctccgccgccacCGGCTCTGCCGCCTCCTCGCGTTGCATTATGGCTAAGCATTCCGTCATTGCGTCGTGCACGGCTGCATTTAAGGCTCGAGTTAAGGTCGGACTACCGTCCTCCGAGGAACTCCGGTCGCCGTCGTGGTTTattttggtttgtgagagatggagaaacgtgagagatgagagaaatgagagatgcgagaaatgttcgtatgaaaaatagaatgacaatcgaggtttaaatagacaaatttcgaattaaaaaaaaaaaacaaaaacgcgttgcatcgtccgcggcgcccacaatgggcggacgatgccctatcgtcagCGCTTTATCCGCGGACTaagcgtagggcgcggacgacgcatcgtccgtcgtccgcggagccacattggcggacgatagcgcgctcTATGCATCGAgtgcgctatcgtccgccccactgtggatgtcCTAATAAAAAATTGCCAAAATATTTGGTTTGTCTATGGAGTCTTCAGACATAtatgcatcgggcgcgctatcgtccgccataCTGTGGATGTCCTAATAAAAAATTGCCAAAATATTTGGTTTGTCTATGGAGTCTTCAGACATATATGTACTTATCTTTTTTTATATGTCTTCTAGTTATTAAAAAATGTAGTATCTCTGTACACAATTGGTTTGTCTCTATTTGCAGCATGAACATCAATGAACATCACTTTGAATTTTATaccatattaattaattttcttggTCTATACCATTACACAT encodes:
- the LOC121783497 gene encoding putative GEM-like protein 3 — its product is MELPKINVNAVEEIGDEMKSVPLDPDPKDPPPGPHPIPDVAAPKPAGNGDTDARGLASVGDSDLKESSTGGAEESSAEGVRAKKSVRWSQELVTETPVPRDSDRGSANPYESYSPSPAHDSSSFNFKETMGSVKDVLGRWRKKVGEASQKAEEFAGNTWQHLKTSPSMADAALGRIAQGTKVLAEGGYEKIFRQTFETVPEEQLKNSFACYLSTSAGPVMGVLYVSTAKLAFCSDTPLSYQGSDKTEWSYYKVVIPLHQLKAINPSTSRTNPAEKYMQVISIDDHEFWYMGFLNYNSAVECLEQAFISRDAQSV